The Chlorocebus sabaeus isolate Y175 chromosome 20, mChlSab1.0.hap1, whole genome shotgun sequence genomic sequence ctttttgttttggaaacagagtctcactctgttgcccagactggaatgcagtggcgtgatctcggctcacttcaacctccgcctcctgggctcaagcaagtctcctgtttcagcctcccaaatagctgggattacaggtgtgcaccaccatgcccagctaatttttatatttttagtagagacgggctttcaccatgttggccaggctggtttcgaactcctgacttcaagggatccacccacctcgacctcccaaagtggtgggattacaggcatgagccaccgtgtgcagcctttttttttttttttttccaatttgaatgccttttttttcttgccttagaacaaaattactttaaaaaattactttggcTAGAACTTTAGTACCaagttgaataaaagtggtaaaagttggcattcttgtcttgtttttgatcttaggggaaaagcttTGTCTTTCACCACTGAATATATGTTAGTTATAGGTTTTCATATATGGCCTCTATCATGTTGAGAAAATTTCCTTACATTCctattttaagtgattttaacatgaattttgtcaaatgctttttctgcatcaattgagatgttCAAAATggattttaacatctctgaaatgaaGATATCTTTTATAATCAATGATATTTTAAGATTCTATGAACCACAATAACACATTTCATAATAATTGCTATAAAAAATAaggattgggaggctgaggtgagaggagcacttgaacccaggaggttgagactgcagtgagccatatttgtgccactgcactccagactagacAAGAGAACAAGACcctaacttaatttaaaaaaaaaaaaaagattgaagccaggcactgtgatACACACCtgcatggtcccagctacctgggaggctgaggtaggatgactccttgaacccaggagtttgaggccagactgggcaatatagcgaggccctgtctcttaaaaaagaagaagattgaGCATGGCTGGACAGGTGCAGAAGTGTGATTTTAGgttgggtggtcagggaaggtttCCTTATGCAGATGACAGTTAAGCAGAGATCTAATTACTTAGAAGGAGATAGCCATGCAAAATTTGGAGCAAAAATATATTCATCAGGGGAATAGTAAGTGTAAAAGCCTTGACTTGGAAGTAAGTTTGGCATGCTAAAGTAATGGCAAGAAACACAGTATATCTAGAGCATAGTGAGGAGGAAAAGAGTAGAACAAGATGAAATAGGTCCAGAGTACCTATAAAGGGCTGAGATGCTGAAATTTCTAAAGGCAGAGTGTTTTTGAGACTAAAGTTACTCaccaaagaacatttttaaaactcccaCATTTGAAAAGATGATATACACAAATCCTTTCTAGTTTCTACGACACTATCAATCCTTTATTCTGGCCATCTCAGTATATGAACGAGTTCTTGCTGAGTTCAATATTTTGGAAGCTAATCTACCCCtttcatgaattattttaaatctttgtatttcctgaaaaattacttttcagccttctaaatattaaaatatcttattgaCATTGCTTCACTGAAAACCAGCCTTTGacttatttcttttaaagagtCAAGCAAAGTATTGTATTCCTGAGCAAAATCACACTCTCCAAGCAGACTCTTATTCTCCTAACTTACCAAAAAGGTGAGTACAATTTTATATATCTAAATGTTGATTAAGTGTGTCTGGGAGATGAATCTTATGCTTATACATCATTGTGATGCTACGAAGAGGCCTATTTGGGGTATGGTGTCATTATTacgctttctttttgttttagtacCATTAAAGCAGCAAAAACGATGAACCAACAAAGgacaaaaatggaaaacacagAATCTTCTTCCTTTGACTTTAGGACTTCTGAAATAAGTGCAAAGGAAGAGCTAGTTTTGCACCCTGCTAAATCAAGCACTTCTTTTGACTTTCTGGAGCTAAATTACggttttgacaaaaatgctgatacaACCATGAAACGGCAGACAAAGGCATTTCCAACAGTTGGGGAACCTCTTCAGAAGCATCAAAGTTTGGATTTGGGCTCTCTTTTGTTTGAGGCATGTTCTAATTCTAAACCTGTAAATGCAGCAGGAAGATATTTTGATTCAAAGGTGCCAATAACACGGACCAAATCAACTCCTTTTGAATTGATACAGCAGAAAGAAACCAAGGAGGTGGACAGCAAGGAAAACTTTTCTTATTTGGAATCTCAACCACATGATTCTTCTTTTGTAGAGCTGCAGTCTCAAAAAGTAATGCATGTTTCCTCAGCAGAACTGAATTATCCACTGCCGTATGACTCTAAACACCAAATATGTAATGCCTCTAATGTGAAGCACCATGACTCTAGTGCTCTTGATGTATGTTCTTACATACCTTTAGTGGAAGATCCTTATTTTTCATCATGGCCTCCAAGTAGTACCGGTTCTAAGATGTCTCTTGATTTACCTGAGAAGCAAAATGGAactgtttttccttcttctttgttGCCAACATCCTCTACATCCCTCTCCTCTTATTACAATTCACATGATTCTTTATCACTGAATTCTCCAACCAATATTTCCCCACTATTGAACCAAGAGTCTGCTGTACTaggtaagttattttttaaagtttgcataGAATTTTAGGTTTCACTTTGTTTCTATAGAATATTTGGTTTCTTCTCatcttccctcttctctgcttcttctctttcttctttttttgagactgagtcttgctctgtcaccaggctggagtgcagtggtgcgatcttggctcactgcaacctctgcctcccgggttcaagcaattctcttgcctcagcctcccgagtagctgggatcacaggcgtgcaccatcacgcccagttaatttttgtatttttagtagagatgggttttcaccatgttggccaggatggtctcgatctcttgacttcgtgatccccctgccttggcctccaacatgctgagattacaggcgtgagccactatgcctggcctacttccttctctttcttcttcctgctaCTCCTCTAATAAATACATCCCAGGAGTGTTTTAATGCTGTAATAAGTTGAAAATAGCAACATCAAACATATAATATTCCCATGAAACAGGCAGCAATGGAGGCAGTCAAGATCTGGTACAGGATCTGTACCAGCAGGAGTGCTTCTAAAGAAGGCATGCCTCATTCCTAGAAACGTATATCAAAGGCCCACaatatactgttttttaaaaatattttttgaaacagaatctcactatgttgctcatgctggagtgcagtagtgtgaacattgctcattgcagccttgatgtCCTGGGCCcaaccgatcctcccacctcagcttcccaagcagctgggaccatagggacacgccaccatgcccggcaaattttttttagaaatggaggtcttgctatgttgcccagactagtctcaaaaatctggcctcaagcaatcctcccaccttggcctcccaaagtgctgggattacaggtgcaagtcaccacacctggcttcagaATTTACCCTTAACATATAGAAGcagcttccaaaagaagagcagaaaaaaatgtgatcaATAGCACCCAGAATTTTTGTTGCACAATTATGTGGCTAAAATGAGTTGAACATATTGCTAAAAATTGAATTCTCTTCCTGCGGGAGTTGGAAGGGGAGAACCTGATTTATTGCTCTTTTGTAGTAATTTAGTAGATGAgaatacatgtttatattttgtgtaaaaattttatcttatgtATACCTTTACttatatgttttatcttttataattttgtatttttgcatatCATGCATATTGTTCTGTTTTACTGATTAGTTTGAAAATAGAAATGAGCATCCTGTTAGAGATGATGACAATAATTTGATGTGGAAGATGATGAGGGAAAGCAAAGAACAAGTTTAATTCCCTTAGGTATATcatcaaataatttataaagcacATTCTACATAGACAGGAGGTGGAGAAAACTTTTGCTCTATAACATTATTTATTGTAGAGTTTCTTCATAAATAGTTGTGTAAGATCATTTGTAACTTTGCTGCAAAAATATCTTATCTGGATCTAAGAAGTTCCTGCTGTGATTagattattttatacatttttaaccatttaaatgtattttcttttcttagataCTCAAAATACCTTAGACATCTCTAAGCATCTGCATCATTAaaaaacagagcgagactgtctcagaaaataaataaataaaaaataaacccttATTTTCCAAGGATTGTAACAATATCGTCAAGTGCCATCTGGTGGCAGTTTCTTATAatagcatttaaaatgtttaataattggaatgtttgtataGAAATACAGAAGACTATCCTATACTAttgttttgtaaaatggaaaaatacttatatttttggattttgtgTAGAATGAAGATACtaaaatctttataattttacCTAATGTATAACTGAAGCTTTTACATGTCAAAGCACTTTATAATGCTTTATTATATAGTCTATATAAAACAAAAGGAGTTATGCAAAAGATAATTCAAAGCTTCcaaaattaatgtaatattttatgttaacTGATACACCATGACTCAATCAAAATACTTttgagcttttatttatttattattattttttgagacagagtctcctgctggcgcccaggctggaatgcagtggtgcaatctcgtctcactgcaagctctgcctcccaggttcacagcattctcctgcctcagcctcctgagtagctgggactacaggcgcctgcccccgcgcccaccaccacgcccggctaatgttttgtatttttagtagagacggggtttcaccatgttagccaggatggtctcgatctcctgaccttgtgatctgcccgccttgaccttccaaagtgctgggattacaggcctaaatcaccacacccagccctactTTTGAGcttttaaaacaaacaataaatgttaaagaaTAAGCAAAAACCTCATGGGTTTGTACCTTAAGataattcattttgctttttcctcGAATGAACAAGTGCCAACTTTACTGATAATGGTGCTTCAACGGAATTTAAATTAtggtaaatttatatttaatattagaatATAAGAATTTCCTTTGGATTGTTCTAATTAACAATTGTTACAATATTTCTGACATTTTGGATAGCAACTGCTCCAAGGATAGATGATGAAATCCCCCCTCCACTTCCTGTACGGACACCTGAATCATTTATTGTGGTTGAGGAAGCTGGTGAGTACAGTCTAGTAAGTACAAAATAAAGTgtgggtcgggcatggtggctcatgcctttaattccagcactttgggaggctgatgtgggagccTTGAGTTGGAGGAGttcattgaggccaggagttcaagactagcctgcgcaacatggtgagccctcatctctaaaaaaaaaaaaaaaaattttaaatttagcaGAGCAATGGCAGCATGCAtgtgtagtcccaactacttggatggtggaggcgagaggatcacttgagcccaggggttgggggctgcagtaagccgtgattgtgccactgcactccagtctgggtgacagagcaagactctgtctcaaaaaataaaatgaaatgtgaatTAACTAGATTACTTCTCAGTTCCTTTCAATGTTTTATGTACTATTCGCTGAACAACATTTGATTTCTAAAAGAATACTACCCCTAAGAACTGAAACATATTCACTTTCTTCCAGGAGAATTCTCACCAAATGTTTCCAAATCCTTATCCTCAGCTGTGAAGGTAAAAATTGGAACATCACTGGAATGGGGTGGAGCATCTGAACCAAAGAAATCTGATGACTCTGTGAGACTTAGACCAAGCAAggtcaataattttttaatgagtcTACTCATCTAGATTCAATAGACTACAGTTCTACTCCTTGTATTTTTAACACCCATCATTCAATAAATCCTAAGCACatactaaatataaaacaatgtgcTAGAGGATGTTGGGATAAAAAAGATGTATAAGACACAATTCTTGCCTTTAAGAAGCTTCTTGTCTAGTGGTAGAGATATAGGACGTGTacaaatctttatttttgcctataTTTATTATAACAAAGCAAGTATGATCAATGTCATATGAAAGATAAAGAATTTCAAGTGTGGGAGATGCCTCCAGGTTGGAAGTGATCAAGGAAGATttagtgaaagaggaaacatttgaGCTGATTCTTGAAGGATagttaaggcaaaaataaatgtttcatacTTAAGTAGGAAGCTTGTTCACTGTAGTCATCTGGTAGGCTGTATCATGTTAGCTGTGATAATATGTTATAGAGAATGACAGGTGTGCATATTACTTAAGAtaaatcttttggaatagtgtggTTGATGGTAAAGTCAGAGATGGTGGGGGGTTGTggattaaatagaaaataattcttgAAAGTAGACCTGTCCTGCTTCTGGAGGAAAAATAGAAGTGCATCTAAAAATGTTATGCATTTCTATATATTCTCTGAACCAATTATCTTAACATTTgagagaatggaaaaataattaaacattttaaagtacctACAATTGCAATGCTGCTAGGCAAATATTCTCTGCCTTTTAAATTATAATTCCAATGTACTAGTAATTATGATTGTCATTAATAATAGCCACATATATTTATCTTAACAACTCCCAGAGGGAAGAACAATAATTCTTTCCAATGTTATGAAGTAACTTCAATTTCAATTTTCAGGGAAATGTTTTAGGTGGGACAGAAATAAGTCAGAAGGAGATCAATTTAGGACTAATTGCCATGGGATATAAAAAATCATTGTAAGAGTGAAGGATGCCATTTCCTAATTCAGCACACttacaaattaggaaaaatagGGTCTacatttcataattatttctACAGCTatcttaaatataatttcaaaaatgcCATTTTTTGCTTTGAGTTtgtataattcatatatatattcttctttcacttttcctttctgtttttcttttagagtGTAAAACTCCGAAGTCCTAAATCAGGTAAAAATTTCTCTTGGCTTTAGATGACACTTAGCCCTAAGATTGGAAGAATGGTTCGTTAAGTTTAGAGTAATTCACCTCAGGAAGTTACTTGGTTTCCATAATAGCTTccagtatttattgatttatttctggttttcccGGACTAGAAATTTTGTTAAGAGCAAGGTGAAGACAGGATTTTAGAATTCTGTTCCTTAAtatataaccatttaaaaattatttcagagagaatgttttaaaactttgcaGCTTTTCCATTATATAGATTTTCCCACTGTTAACACTGtgattcaaaaaattatttttggccaCTTAGTTCTTTAATTTGCTGTTGCCTTTCCAGTACTTTCCTGAGCTTTGCCGGTTTTATGCATTGAAGAacaaaaactaacatttattgggcacttcCAGGTACTTTGTTTACATTATCACAGGTGGTAGTTGCCCTTAACATGTTTATTCATATTGTCATGTTATTCAAATACATATACAGATAATATAAGGGTTAAAAAACATGGGCtttgccaggagtttgaggctgcagtgagctataatggcaccactgcacccggcctgtatgacagagcaagatgctgtctctaaaaaccATGACaataggccaggagcggtggctcacgcctgtaatcccagcactttggaaggctgaggctggcggatcacgtggtcaggagattgagaccatcctggccaacacggtgaaaccccatctctactaaaaatacaaaaataagctgggcttggtggcacgcgcctgtagtcccagctactcgggaggctgaggcaggagaatcgcttgaacctgggaggcggaggttgcactgagccgagatcacaccactgcactccagcctgggtgacagagtgagactccatctcaaaaacaaagcagaacaaaacaaaacatgacaaCAAAAACACGGGCTTTAAAGTCAGATAGGCTTTAAGTCAAATCCCCAGTCTATGAAGAACTATCAACATGCATGAAGTTGGTTACATACTTTCTCcatctatttttctcatttataaaaggaGAATAGAATCCCTTAGATaatttttatgaggattaaatacgATAATGTCATAAAGCTTTTAGCCCAGTACTTGTCAAATAAGTCCTCATTAAATATtatcaattataatttttattaatcattAAATGAGCATTTTACTAAGCAACTTCTGTGTACCTTACATGGTGTTAGAATAGGCACGATGTATAAGAGTACTACTTAATGCTTATATTCAAATTCAGTAGATAAAATTAATACTCACATGGAACCACTAAATGATAATCTGTGTGGTACCCACTGTAATCACCAGCAGTCTGGAAAAACAGGATGGCATTACTGGAGTGGTTAGGAAAGGCTTTGCTGAGTGGAAGAAAGaactttaaataatttgtatagacagaaagaaaaaaggagggaatTCCAGCAGCAGGGATCAGCCTAACAATGACTCAAAGGTGGAAATGAGCATGATGTGTATGGAGAAATGGTAAGTAGGTTATTTTTTATGGCAATAGATATTCTAGTTtgtgaaatatagaaaataaatttgggTAAATAAGATGTGAGGCAAGATTCTGAAGGACTTAAAAAAGCCAGTCAGATGAAATACCCAGAATAGACAGATCCATAAGGATAGAagcagattagtgattgccagggctgggagaaagaggaaaataggGAGTGATGGTTTTATGGGTGCAGAGTTTCCTTCTAGGGTGATGAAAAATATTCTGGAACTAAACAGTGGCGATGGTTGTACAATACTGTGAATATGCTAAATGTCACTAATGGCAAatcttatgtgtattttaccacatacACCCAAAGTTAGGCAGAGGAATTTAGATTTAATGCAGTAAGTAACAGGCATTATGGGTTCTTTGTCAAGGGAATATtaagatgaaattaaaatttagggAAATATTTACTAGAATACTGTTAACAAACAactttagttttcaaaatattccCTAACAGCAAACTGGAAGATGATGAACTACTTCAGAATAGttattaagtatttattaaacGCCTACTGTATGCCAGTTATTTTATTAGGTGCTAGAAATAAGTACTACACTTGTGTGTATTACCCAGCATGTAAGAAATAAGACAATTTATTGATAAAACAAATTCTAAGGACTAAACAAACCCAGTGACCAATGACATGTGAACCTCTCGTACTttactgcattttcattttcaaaaggaattaatataataatactcAGCACCATACAATGAGATGCTTATGTCAGTAGAATACCATCTGTATCTTTAGAAATTTACATCATGGAAAAATATGTCCATTATTGAAGATCTTCatcatggaaaatttcaaatacatttaaaacctACCATGATAGCATTATCACACcaataaagttaataataattCCTTAATAGTAACAAATATCCAGACTGTTCAGTTTTCAATTGTcccaaaaatgtctttttacagTTGGTTTATTCAAATATGGATTCAAACAAAATCTAAACATTGCATTTGGTTTACATGTTTGTCTTCTTAAATCTGTCTTTTGAAATCTGTAACagttctcccttctttttttgtattttctttttaaatatataacagtTCTCCTTTCTATGTTTTTCACaccatttatttgttgaaaagagtgggtcatttttcttaaaagactGTTTAACATTCTAGATTTGGCTAATCGTATCATGATGGTTTTATTTAACACGTTCCTCTATCCCAAATATTTCATGCAAAATGGTTGTTAGATCTAGAAGCTTGATTATATGTGGTTTCAGTGTCTTTGGGAGAATACTTCTGAAGTGAGCTATATATTTTTGATGAATCATAGGCTCACTGGCTAACGAGGCAGAGAAACAAAGTTCTTGAGGCTCCAGTCATTTttcagataatattttatttggtgATTTTTGGTTAAGattcattgatttaaaaattgtACAAAGAGAAAAGGGTGTTGACTTATGACTTTTAACTGATGGATTTGTCTGGTATGTTGTATACTTTCTTATCACAGAACTACATCAAGATCGTTCTTctcccccacctcctctcccagAAAGAACTCTAGAGTCCTTCTTTCTTGCCGATGAAAATTGTAAGTGGTAGtactttctctcaaaaaaatcataaaaatgaaaatattaaaagattaacAATAAAGTAGGACCTAAATTAAAAGGTACAAAAATGattacacaaaagaaaacattttaaaagcccATAATATATAGTCAAAATAATGCCTAAAAAAGCCAAGCTAATAATTTACTATATGTAACATGAAGGCTTAAGAAGGTATGCAATGAAacatgtttttctcctttttttttttaaggtatgcAGGCCCAATCTATAGAAACATATTCTACTAGCTGTCCTGACACCATGGAAAATTCAACATCTTCAAAACAGACACTGAAGACTCCTGGAAAAAGTTTCACACGGAGTAAGGTAAAGAAGATAAGAGTTTTGGGAAACATGCCAGAAGCTTTCTCTTACTGCAAGTTTCCCCCCTCCCCAGCATTGAGATGGAAAATTAGATTAAATATCTTTACTAAAACTAATTGTTGATATTATAACAATCAAAATTAATAGAAggaaaccaaaaagaagaaaaaatacaacttAAAGATTCATTTTTCAGAGAGAGAGGACcagaaaaaatacctattgggtactatgcttattacctgggtgacaaaattatctgtacagcaaacccttgtgacacacagtttacctatataacaaactggCACACGTACccgtgaacctaaaataaaaatttaaaaataaaaataaaaataaatgaagaaaaaagaatctacTTCTCTCTAAGGttgatttataaatgtaaaagatGCCCAATGAAACTACCAACTTGTTTATTTCTGCAACTATATAAACTGATTTCAAAGTTCATATGGGAGTGGGGGAAGCAAGAATAGTCAGAAACctgcaaataaataataaataaaaatagttcagataaatgtctttctaaaataatttttaaaaataaaaataaataaaaagaaaagcaataaacgAGTCATCTTAGCAGATATTCAAATATGGTAagtcccagcctttgggaggccaaggcgggtggatcacttgagctcaggattcaagaccagcttgggcaacatggcaaaaccccgtctctatcaaaaatacaa encodes the following:
- the PTPN22 gene encoding tyrosine-protein phosphatase non-receptor type 22 isoform X6, with the protein product MDQRDILQKFLDEAQSKKINKEEFTNEFLKLKRQSTKYKADKTYPTTVAERPMNIKKNRYKDILPYDYSRVELSLITSDEDSSYINANFIKGVYGPKAYIATQGPLSTTLLDFWRMIWEYSILIIVMACMEYEMGKKKCERYWAEPGEMQLEFGPFSISCEAEKRKSDYIIRTLKVKFNSDTRTIYQFHYKNWPDHDVPSSIDPILELIWDVRCYQEDDSVPICIHCSAGCGRTGVICAIDYTWMLLKDGIIPENFSVFSLIQEMRTQRPSLVQTQEQYELVYNAVLELFKRQMDVIRDKHSGTESQAKYCIPEQNHTLQADSYSPNLPKSTIKAAKTMNQQRTKMENTESSSFDFRTSEISAKEELVLHPAKSSTSFDFLELNYGFDKNADTTMKRQTKAFPTVGEPLQKHQSLDLGSLLFEACSNSKPVNAAGRYFDSKVPITRTKSTPFELIQQKETKEVDSKENFSYLESQPHDSSFVELQSQKVMHVSSAELNYPLPYDSKHQICNASNVKHHDSSALDVCSYIPLVEDPYFSSWPPSSTGSKMSLDLPEKQNGTVFPSSLLPTSSTSLSSYYNSHDSLSLNSPTNISPLLNQESAVLATAPRIDDEIPPPLPVRTPESFIVVEEAGEFSPNVSKSLSSAVKVKIGTSLEWGGASEPKKSDDSVRLRPSKSVKLRSPKSELHQDRSSPPPPLPERTLESFFLADENCMQAQSIETYSTSCPDTMENSTSSKQTLKTPGKSFTRSKVSVILAHQTSLQNLFSQITPAHF
- the PTPN22 gene encoding tyrosine-protein phosphatase non-receptor type 22 isoform X2, with the protein product MDQRDILQKFLDEAQSKKINKEEFTNEFLKLKRQSTKYKADKTYPTTVAERPMNIKKNRYKDILPYDYSRVELSLITSDEDSSYINANFIKGVYGPKAYIATQGPLSTTLLDFWRMIWEYSILIIVMACMEYEMGKKKCERYWAEPGEMQLEFGPFSISCEAEKRKSDYIIRTLKVKFNSDTRTIYQFHYKNWPDHDVPSSIDPILELIWDVRCYQEDDSVPICIHCSAGCGRTGVICAIDYTWMLLKDGEQYELVYNAVLELFKRQMDVIRDKHSGTESQAKYCIPEQNHTLQADSYSPNLPKSTIKAAKTMNQQRTKMENTESSSFDFRTSEISAKEELVLHPAKSSTSFDFLELNYGFDKNADTTMKRQTKAFPTVGEPLQKHQSLDLGSLLFEACSNSKPVNAAGRYFDSKVPITRTKSTPFELIQQKETKEVDSKENFSYLESQPHDSSFVELQSQKVMHVSSAELNYPLPYDSKHQICNASNVKHHDSSALDVCSYIPLVEDPYFSSWPPSSTGSKMSLDLPEKQNGTVFPSSLLPTSSTSLSSYYNSHDSLSLNSPTNISPLLNQESAVLATAPRIDDEIPPPLPVRTPESFIVVEEAGEFSPNVSKSLSSAVKVKIGTSLEWGGASEPKKSDDSVRLRPSKSVKLRSPKSELHQDRSSPPPPLPERTLESFFLADENCMQAQSIETYSTSCPDTMENSTSSKQTLKTPGKSFTRSKSLKILRNMKKSICNSCPPNKPTESVQSNNSSSFLNFGFANRFSKPKGPRNPPPTWNI
- the PTPN22 gene encoding tyrosine-protein phosphatase non-receptor type 22 isoform X5, encoding MDQRDILQKFLDEAQSKKINKEEFTNEFLKLKRQSTKYKADKTYPTTVAERPMNIKKNRYKDILPYDYSRVELSLITSDEDSSYINANFIKGVYGPKAYIATQGPLSTTLLDFWRMIWEYSILIIVMACMEYEMGKKKCERYWAEPGEMQLEFGPFSISCEAEKRKSDYIIRTLKVKFNSDTRTIYQFHYKNWPDHDVPSSIDPILELIWDVRCYQEDDSVPICIHCSAGCGRTGVICAIDYTWMLLKDGIIPENFSVFSLIQEMRTQRPSLVQTQEQYELVYNAVLELFKRQMDVIRDKHSGTESQAKYCIPEQNHTLQADSYSPNLPKSTIKAAKTMNQQRTKMENTESSSFDFRTSEISAKEELVLHPAKSSTSFDFLELNYGFDKNADTTMKRQTKAFPTVGEPLQKHQSLDLGSLLFEACSNSKPVNAAGRYFDSKVPITRTKSTPFELIQQKETKEVDSKENFSYLESQPHDSSFVELQSQKVMHVSSAELNYPLPYDSKHQICNASNVKHHDSSALDVCSYIPLVEDPYFSSWPPSSTGSKMSLDLPEKQNGTVFPSSLLPTSSTSLSSYYNSHDSLSLNSPTNISPLLNQESAVLGEFSPNVSKSLSSAVKVKIGTSLEWGGASEPKKSDDSVRLRPSKSVKLRSPKSELHQDRSSPPPPLPERTLESFFLADENCMQAQSIETYSTSCPDTMENSTSSKQTLKTPGKSFTRSKSLKILRNMKKSICNSCPPNKPTESVQSNNSSSFLNFGFANRFSKPKGPRNPPPTWNI
- the PTPN22 gene encoding tyrosine-protein phosphatase non-receptor type 22 isoform X4, encoding MDQRDILQKFLDEAQSKKINKEEFTNEFLKLKRQSTKYKADKTYPTTVAERPMNIKKNRYKDILPYDYSRVELSLITSDEDSSYINANFIKGVYGPKAYIATQGPLSTTLLDFWRMIWEYSILIIVMACMEYEMGKKKCERYWAEPGEMQLEFGPFSISCEAEKRKSDYIIRTLKVKFNSDTRTIYQFHYKNWPDHDVPSSIDPILELIWDVRCYQEDDSVPICIHCSAGCGRTGVICAIDYTWMLLKDGIIPENFSVFSLIQEMRTQRPSLVQTQEQYELVYNAVLELFKRQMDVIRDKHSGTESQAKYCIPEQNHTLQADSYSPNLPKSTIKAAKTMNQQRTKMENTESSSFDFRTSEISAKEELVLHPAKSSTSFDFLELNYGFDKNADTTMKRQTKAFPTVGEPLQKHQSLDLGSLLFEACSNSKPVNAAGRYFDSKVPITRTKSTPFELIQQKETKEVDSKENFSYLESQPHDSSFVELQSQKVMHVSSAELNYPLPYDSKHQICNASNVKHHDSSALDVCSYIPLVEDPYFSSWPPSSTGSKMSLDLPEKQNGTVFPSSLLPTSSTSLSSYYNSHDSLSLNSPTNISPLLNQESAVLATAPRIDDEIPPPLPVRTPESFIVVEEAGEFSPNVSKSLSSAVKSVKLRSPKSELHQDRSSPPPPLPERTLESFFLADENCMQAQSIETYSTSCPDTMENSTSSKQTLKTPGKSFTRSKSLKILRNMKKSICNSCPPNKPTESVQSNNSSSFLNFGFANRFSKPKGPRNPPPTWNI
- the PTPN22 gene encoding tyrosine-protein phosphatase non-receptor type 22 isoform X1, translated to MDQRDILQKFLDEAQSKKINKEEFTNEFLKLKRQSTKYKADKTYPTTVAERPMNIKKNRYKDILPYDYSRVELSLITSDEDSSYINANFIKGVYGPKAYIATQGPLSTTLLDFWRMIWEYSILIIVMACMEYEMGKKKCERYWAEPGEMQLEFGPFSISCEAEKRKSDYIIRTLKVKFNSDTRTIYQFHYKNWPDHDVPSSIDPILELIWDVRCYQEDDSVPICIHCSAGCGRTGVICAIDYTWMLLKDGIIPENFSVFSLIQEMRTQRPSLVQTQEQYELVYNAVLELFKRQMDVIRDKHSGTESQAKYCIPEQNHTLQADSYSPNLPKSTIKAAKTMNQQRTKMENTESSSFDFRTSEISAKEELVLHPAKSSTSFDFLELNYGFDKNADTTMKRQTKAFPTVGEPLQKHQSLDLGSLLFEACSNSKPVNAAGRYFDSKVPITRTKSTPFELIQQKETKEVDSKENFSYLESQPHDSSFVELQSQKVMHVSSAELNYPLPYDSKHQICNASNVKHHDSSALDVCSYIPLVEDPYFSSWPPSSTGSKMSLDLPEKQNGTVFPSSLLPTSSTSLSSYYNSHDSLSLNSPTNISPLLNQESAVLATAPRIDDEIPPPLPVRTPESFIVVEEAGEFSPNVSKSLSSAVKVKIGTSLEWGGASEPKKSDDSVRLRPSKSVKLRSPKSELHQDRSSPPPPLPERTLESFFLADENCMQAQSIETYSTSCPDTMENSTSSKQTLKTPGKSFTRSKSLKILRNMKKSICNSCPPNKPTESVQSNNSSSFLNFGFANRFSKPKGPRNPPPTWNI